One segment of Acropora muricata isolate sample 2 chromosome 8, ASM3666990v1, whole genome shotgun sequence DNA contains the following:
- the LOC136926443 gene encoding uncharacterized protein: protein MVILAIKDSLNLKNPLEVIANPNWPNIFYEKVFYTGDDTEFFEQLLGPSAAMLKESTVQYPLTILYLPLRWCGFAFKYFERQLGNQQYHPSNAEALPENRLFAQFHSPQTNAMKDQILKELASPISKVRVIFATVAMGMGVDIPSIRRIIHVGPPVLSESTSKKLDELVRWRAINCCPLLQQSQHCKES, encoded by the coding sequence ATGGTTATCTTGGCAATAAAAGATTCTCTCAATTTGAAGAATCCCCTGGAAGTGATAGCAAATCCAAACTGGCCAaacattttttatgaaaaagtcttCTACACAGGTGATGACACAGAATTCTTTGAGCAACTCTTGGGGCCCAGTGCTGCCATGTTGAAAGAAAGTACAGTACAATACCCACTGACAATATTGTATTTACCACTAAGATGGTGTGGATTTGCAtttaaatattttgaaagaCAGTTAGGAAATCAACAGTATCATCCTTCAAATGCTGAAGCACTTCCAGAAAATAGATTGTTTGCACAATTTCACTCACCTCAGACAAATGCAATGAAGGATCAAATACTGAAGGAACTGGCCTCACCCATATCCAAGGTGAGGGTGATTTTTGCAACTGTCGCCATGGGAATGGGAGTGGATATTCCATCGATAAGACGCATCATTCATGTGGGACCCCCCGTTCTATCAGAGAGTACTTCCAAGAAACTGGACGAGCTGGTCAGATGGAGGGCCATCAACTGCTGTCCTCTACTACAACAATCGCAACATTGCAAAGAATCGTGA
- the LOC136926442 gene encoding LOW QUALITY PROTEIN: uncharacterized protein (The sequence of the model RefSeq protein was modified relative to this genomic sequence to represent the inferred CDS: substituted 2 bases at 2 genomic stop codons), giving the protein MLFPVYNDRLDPGKGWYIMNEELHVSAFQKNKENSFFRLFPDEVKKIPFCELNDGSGNTVNPTLLGVKYKNCDVLVASNLNLCGGLILQQELTDQSYLRSNTFKRIVQSLASHEKRCQFRIFALEGXGHELXDVLTHDEMLKSSENNSNKLEKSARRKKTRLTKNGTGGILSSMEDVYSRHKASVASVLGHLCINDPAKEPSEAQDIISVTEKKGVKRDLKAIVLDLLQQYLHQFRVPDWVLLYFKLEARIPDEGWQTMINLTKMGRTGKGTQNL; this is encoded by the coding sequence ATGTTGTTTCCAGTTTACAACGATCGCCTCGATCCTGGAAAGGGATGGTACATAATGAACGAGGAATTACATGTCTCGGCCTTTCAGAAAAACAAGGAGAATTCGTTTTTTCGACTGTTTCCTGACGAAGTAAAAAAGATCCCTTTCTGTGAATTGAATGATGGTAGCGGAAATACTGTCAATCCAACCCTGCTCGGTGTTAAGTACAAAAATTGTGATGTGTTAGTTGCTTCAAATCTTAATCTTTGTGGGGGACTTATTCTTCAACAGGAATTGACAGACCAAAGCTACTTACGCAGCAATACTTTTAAAAGGATTGTACAATCACTGGCCTCCCACGAAAAAAGGTGCCAATTTCGAATATTTGCCTTAGAAGGTTAAGGACATGAACTTTAAGACGTCCTAACACATGATGAAATGCTTAAGTCTTCTGAGAATAACAGTAATAAATTGGAGAAATCAGCCCGAAGAAAAAAGACGAGGTTGACCAAAAACGGCACTGGAGGAATTCTTTCATCAATGGAAGATGTTTATAGCAGGCATAAGGCTTCTGTTGCTTCCGTCCTTGGCCACTTGTGCATCAATGATCCTGCTAAGGAGCCAAGTGAAGCTCAGGACATCATTTCAGTAACAGAAAAGAAAGGAGTCAAAAGGGACCTCAAGGCTATCGTTCTAGATCTACTGCAACAGTACCTGCACCAATTTCGTGTTCCCGACTGGGTTCTTTTATACTTCAAGCTTGAGGCCAGAATCCCAGATGAAGGGTGGCAGACAATGATAAATCTGACAAAAATGGGGAGAACAGGTAAAGGTACACAAAACTTGTAG